Proteins encoded together in one Mycobacterium noviomagense window:
- a CDS encoding acyl carrier protein, with protein sequence MTADASEYQELVDWLTVKVAGYVNVAPDAIGIDTPLADCGIDSVSAMALCADLQCEKGFDVETTTVWDYPTIDAIAAYLLTERAAP encoded by the coding sequence ATGACCGCTGACGCTTCAGAGTATCAGGAACTTGTCGACTGGCTGACCGTCAAGGTCGCCGGATACGTCAACGTTGCGCCTGACGCGATCGGCATTGACACCCCGCTGGCCGATTGTGGGATCGACTCGGTCTCCGCCATGGCGCTATGCGCGGACCTGCAGTGCGAGAAGGGTTTCGACGTCGAAACCACCACCGTCTGGGACTACCCGACCATCGATGCCATCGCGGCGTATCTGCTCACCGAGCGAGCCGCGCCATGA